A single region of the Triticum dicoccoides isolate Atlit2015 ecotype Zavitan chromosome 2B, WEW_v2.0, whole genome shotgun sequence genome encodes:
- the LOC119368409 gene encoding acetylserotonin O-methyltransferase 2-like codes for MAALVQLEDKLAMSSDELLEAQLELYHHGLAFVKSLALKAAIDLGIPDAIHSRGGGGATPSELATDTGIHPTKLPNLRRLMRVLTTSGVFSVSGSGDAACYKLTRVSRLLVSGGLSRMVVGFLYPHYVAALSDMRQWFTDERATAMSLFEVANGRTLWEMAASDPTTGTAFQAAMDADSRFTVKNLLTECGASVLRAVRGSLVDVGGGHGATAAAVASAFPHLKCSVLDLPHVVASAPAHESVTFVAGDMFEYIPPADVVLLKWILHDWKDEDCVKILRRCKEAIPSRDAGGKVIIIDAVVGSASSSQGIISKETEVLFDVYIMNIDGIEREDYEWKKIFFEAGFTDYKITPTKGLRQIIELYP; via the exons ATGGCAGCGCTCGTCCAACTAGAAGACAAGCTCGCCATGAGCAGCGACGAGTTGCTCGAAGCTCAGTTGGAGCTGTACCACCACGGCCTCGCCTTCGTCAAGTCGCTGGCGCTCAAGGCCGCCATCGACCTCGGCATCCCCGATGCCATCCACAGCCGCGGCGGGGGCGGCGCCACCCCTTCCGAGCTCGCCACGGACACCGGCATCCACCCGACGAAGCTCCCCAACCTTCGCCGGCTCATGCGAGTGCTTACCACCTCCGGTGTCTTCTCTGTCTCTGGCTCCGGCGACGCCGCATGCTACAAGCTCACCCGCGTGTCTCGTCTCCTCGTCTCGGGCGGCCTGTCCCGCATGGTGGTAGGGTTCCTTTACCCGCACTATGTGGCGGCGCTCTCAGACATGCGCCAGTGGTTCACCGACGAGCGGGCGACGGCCATGTCGCTCTTCGAGGTGGCAAATGGGCGCACGTTGTGGGAGATGGCCGCGTCGGACCCCACGACCGGCACCGCTTTCCAGGCTGCCATGGACGCCGACAGCCGCTTTACTGTGAAGAACCTCCTCACGGAGTGCGGAGCAAGCGTGTTGAGGGCCGTGAGGGGCTCGCTAGTGGACGTCGGCGGCGGCCATGGTGCCACGGCGGCTGCCGTCGCAAGTGCGTTCCCACATCTCAAGTGCAGCGTGCTGGATCTCCCTCACGTCGTCGCTTCTGCTCCGGCCCATGAAAGCGTGACATTCGTCGCCGGCGATATGTTTGAGTACATCCCACCCGCCGACGTTGTTCTACTCAAG TGGATTTTGCATGACTGGAAAGATGAAGATTGTGTGAAGATATTGCGACGATGCAAGGAAGCAATCCCATCAAGGGACGCAGGAGGAAAGGTGATAATCATCGATGCTGTGGTTGGGTCTGCAAGCTCGTCGCAGGGAATCATCTCCAAAGAGACTGAGGTTTTGTTCGATGTCTACATCATGAACATCGATGGAATTGAGCGAGAGGACTACGAGTGGAAGAAGATTTTCTTTGAAGCCGGATTCACTGACTATAAGATTACACCAACCAAGGGGCTTCGACAAATTATTGAACTCTATCCATAA